A portion of the Physeter macrocephalus isolate SW-GA chromosome 15, ASM283717v5, whole genome shotgun sequence genome contains these proteins:
- the LOC102984450 gene encoding LOW QUALITY PROTEIN: sal-like protein 4 (The sequence of the model RefSeq protein was modified relative to this genomic sequence to represent the inferred CDS: inserted 3 bases in 3 codons; deleted 1 base in 1 codon; substituted 3 bases at 3 genomic stop codons): protein MLAPRRGAEQAKPQHVTWEEDRGEQRPQQGAPERADAAPAAPAAGKPGAPMNPPGGGDDVTVDRAGIKRPRGEETHICGKRWAEFFSFSEFLDHKKNCTKNPPVLIMNDSEGPVPSEDFSGAVLSHQPRSPSRKDCHREDGGSSGDMKEKPGAESVVYFQTEATLPPTPQDISYLPKGKVANTNVTRQALRGTKAAVRRRSADAPPAPLPGASSIPWVLGQILCLQLQQIQLAEQIRVQVNLWASHALHSSGVAGADSLKTLGGHVSQRASAAVALLSRKEGSPALPPDTLKPAKLPHTSIPSAASSASPALTPFSLKPDGTQVLPNVLSRPSGVLLPQAPGSVLFQSPFSAVASDPSKKGKGXPPSVSPVHIKPKDKVLYKHXCKHCSKVFGTDSSLQIHLHSHTGERPFVWSACGHRFTTKGNLKVHFRQHPQVKANPQLFAEFRDKMTAGSSLPYALSGPVSGDESLXGEPIFATGTPSVGPPQNLSLGTNPKDLXGGPLPNNLQPRPSPESEDGSILPGVRLNHNSPRVGGFQGSGTPEPGSETLKLQQLLENIDKTTTDPNECLICHRVLSCQSSLMMHYCTHTGESPFQCKICGPAFSTKGNLKTHFGVHRTNTSIKMQRLCPIRQKKFTNAVMLQQHIRMHMGGQIPNTPLPENPCDFMCPETTMVGENVSTSIVCHDDVESDDVEEVCSQEAPGSSSKVPMPLSSICSPSPTLGLASVASLDAPGKAGLAGLVLQRQSNRENGSVESDGLTNDSSSSVMGDQEXPSRSPDVLETTSFQVVSPANSQVESVKSESPDSGGKVDSSENGRTEMEGQSSGPPTFIXAQPTYVKVEVPGAFVGPATMSPGMTPLLAVQPRRQAKQHSCTRCRKNFSPASALQIHEQTHTREKPFVCNICGRASTTKGNLKVHYMTHGANNSLARRGRKLAIENTMALLGTDGKSVPEIFPKEILAPSVTVDPVVWNQYTTMLNGDLAMKTDEISMIQSGGIPTLLVSLGASSVVNNTATSKMDGSQLAMSAEMEKPGAADSVPKHQFPHFLEENKMAAS, encoded by the exons ATGCTCGCACCACGTCGAGGCGCCGAGCAGGCGAAACCGCAACACGTCACCTGGGAGGAGGACCGGGGCGAGCAGCGGCCGCAGCAGGGGGCCCCGGAGCGTGCAGACGCGGCCCCAGCGGCGCCGGCGGCGGGGAAGCCGGGTGCTCCAATGAACCCCCCAGGGGGTGGCGATGACGTGACTGTGGACCGAGCAGGGATAAAGAGGCCTCGGGGGGAGGAGACTCACATCTGTGGGAAACGCTGGGCCGAGTTCTTCAGTTTCTCAGAGTTCTTAGACCATAAGAAAAATTGCACTAAAAATCCACCTGTCCTCATCATGAACGACAGCGAGGGCCCGGTGCCTTCAGAAGATTTCTCCGGGGCTGTGCTGAGCCACCAGCCACGCAGCCCCAGCAGGAAGGACTGTCACAGAGAGGACGGTGGCAGCTCAGGGGACATGAAGGAGAAGCCGGGGGCAGAGTCCGTCGTGTACTTCCAGACGGAGGCCACCCTGCCACCCACACCTCAGGACATAAGCTATTTACCCAAAGGCAAAGTGGCCAACACCAACGTCACGCGTCAAGCACTACGGGGCACCAAGGCGGCCGTGAGGCGGCGGAGCGCGGACGCGCCCCCAGCCCCGCTGCCCGGCGCCAGCAGCATCCCCTGGGTCCTCGGGCAGATCCTGTGTCTGCAGCTCCAGCAGATCCAGCTCGCGGAGCAGATCCGCGTGCAGGTGAACCTGTGGGCCTCCCACGCCCTCCACTCCAGCGGCGTGGCCGGAGCCGACTCCCTGAAGACGCTGGGCGGCCACGTGTCCCAGCGGGCTTCAGCGGCTGTGGCTCTGCTCAGCCGGAAAGAGGGGAGCCCAGCTTTG CCCCCGGACACCTTGAAACCAGCCAAGCTACCTCACACCAGCATCCCTTCCGCTGCCAGCTCCGCGTCCCCGGCGCTGACACCCTTCTCCCTGAAGCCAGATGGGACCCAGGTGCTCCCCAACGTCCTGTCGCGCCCCTCGGGGGTGTTGCTACCTCAGGCCCCAGGCTCTGTGCTCTTCCAGAGCCCCTTCTCCGCCGTGGCATCAGACCCGtccaagaaagggaaag agccaCCGAGTGTCTCCCCGGTACACATCAAACCCAAGGACAAAGTCCTCTACAAGC AGTGTAAGCACTGTAGCAAGGTTTTTGGGACTGATAGCTCCTTGCAGATCCACCTCCACTCCCACACCGGAGAGAGACCCTTTGTGTGGTCTGCCTGCGGCCACCGGTTCACCACCAAGGGCAACCTCAAGGTGCACTTTCGTCAGCATCCCCAGGTGAAGGCAAACCCCCAGCTGTTTGCTGAGTTCCGTGACAAGATGACGGCAGGCAGTAGCCTTCCCTACGCGCTCTCTGGCCCTGTCTCCGGAGATGAATCTCTCTAAGGAGAGCCCATCTTTGCGACGGGGACGCCCAGTGTAGGGCCACCTCAGAATCTCTCTTTGGGGACTAACCCCAAGGACC ATGGTGGCCCGTTGCCCAACAACCTGCAGCCCAGGCCTTCTCCTGAAAGTGAGGATGGATCCATCCTACCCGGGGTGAGGTTAAACCATAATTCCCCGAGGGTTGGTGGCTTCCAAGGGAGTGGGACACCTGAGCCAGGATCAGAGACCCTGAAATTGCAGCAGCTGTTGGAGAACATCGACAAGACCACCACCGATCCCAACGAATGTCTCATATGCCACCGTGTCTTAAGCTGCCAAAGTTCCCTCATGATGCATTACTGCACCCACACCGGGGAGAGTCCGTTCCAGTGTAAGATCTGTGGTCCAGCCTTCTCCACCAAAGGCAACCTGAAGACGCACTTTGGGGTGCACCGGACCAACACGTCCATAAAGATGCAGCGTTTGTGCCCCATCCGCCAGAAGAAGTTTACCAACGCGGTCATGCTGCAGCAGCATATTCGGATGCACATGGGCGGTCAGATTCCCAACACGCCTCTGCCGGAGAATCCCTGTGACTTTATGTGTCCCGAGACAACGATGGTTGGTGAAAATGTCAGTACAAGCATTGTCTGTCATGATGATGTCGAGAGCGACGATGTAGAAGAAGTCTGCTCCCAGGAGGCCCCTGGCAGCTCCTCGAAGGTCCCCATGCCCCTTTCCAGCATCTGCTCGCCATCACCTACTCTAGGGCTGGCCTCGGTGGCTTCCCTAGATGCCCCAGGGAAGGCGGGTCTTGCTGGTCTTGTCCTGCAGCGACAGAGCAACCGAGAAAATGGTTCAGTGGAGAGTGATGGCTTGACCAACGACTCTTCCTCCTCAGTGATGGGGGACCAGGAGTAGCCGAGCCGAAGTCCAGATGTCCTGGAGACCACGTCCTTCCAGGTAGTCTCCCCAGCCAATAGCCAAGTGGAGAGTGTCAAGTCTGAGTCTCCTGATTCTGGTGGCAAAGTGGACAGCTCCGAGAACGGCCGCACTGAAATGGAAGGTCAGAGCAGTGGCCCACCGACATTTATCTGAGCCCAGCCAACCTATGTCAAAGTTGAAGTGCCTGGTGCATTTGTTGGTCCTGCGACCATGTCCCCAGGTATGACACCCTTGTTAGCAGTCCAGCCCCGAAGACAGGCCAAGCAGCACAGCTGCACAAGGTGCAGGAAGAACTTCTCACCTGCGAGCGCGCTTCAGATTCACGAGCAGACTCACACCAGGGAGAAGCCTTTCGTGTGTAACATTTGTGGGCGAGCTTCTACCACCAAAGGCAACTTGAAGGTCCATTATATGACTCACGGGGCCAACAATAGCTTGGCACGCCGTGGCAGGAAGCTGGCCATTGAGAACACCATGGCTCTATTAGGAACGGACGGAAAGAGTGTCCCCGAGATATTTCCCAAGGAAATCCTGGCCCCTTCAGTGACTGTGGACCCTGTTGTGTGGAACCAGTACACCACCATGCTCAACGGTGACCTGGCCATGAAGACCGACGAAATCTCCATGATCCAGAGTGGTGGCATTCCCACCCTCCTGGTGTCGCTGGGGGCCAGCTCTGTGGTGAATAACACCGCTACCTCCAAGATGGACGGCTCCCAGTTGGCCATGAGTGCCGAGATGGAGAAGCCGGGAGCTGCCGACAGCGTCCCCAAACACCAGTTCCCTCACTTCCTGGAGGAAAACAAGATGGCCGCCAGCTAA